A segment of the Longimicrobiaceae bacterium genome:
ACGAGGTAGCGCAGCCAGACCACGTCGTCCTCCCGCCGCTCCACCGACTGGAGCGCGAGGCGGCGCGGCACGACGCCGTCGGCGTCCACATCGAACAGCGCCGGTGTCCCGATCCGCCCGTCCGCCACAGGTGCGATGAGCAGGCTCACCTCGTCGATCAGCCCGTCGCGCAGCATTCCGCCATTGATCCGCCCGCCGCCTTCCAGCATCAGCGTGCGCACGCCGAAGCCCTCGCCGATCTTCTCCAGCGCGAGCGGCAGGTCCACGTCGCGTGCCCCGGCGAGGATGTACGACACGCCGCGTTCGCGAAGGAACGCGAGATACTCGTCCGACACGCGCTCGGACAGGATCGCGACCACATGGTCGCCGTCGATGTCGTTCGACTCCCACGCGAGGCGCCCGCTCGCGT
Coding sequences within it:
- a CDS encoding dihydrofolate reductase family protein, which codes for MTAAPNSASARPRVICHMMASTDGRIVVDRWPISPEGRRQYELVHAGYEPDAWICGRVTMEPFAKGVRSEAELAREHAGGATREDFRAPGEHDSFAFAIDASGRLAWESNDIDGDHVVAILSERVSDEYLAFLRERGVSYILAGARDVDLPLALEKIGEGFGVRTLMLEGGGRINGGMLRDGLIDEVSLLIAPVADGRIGTPALFDVDADGVVPRRLALQSVERREDDVVWLRYLVEEAKA